One window of Branchiostoma lanceolatum isolate klBraLanc5 chromosome 8, klBraLanc5.hap2, whole genome shotgun sequence genomic DNA carries:
- the LOC136440876 gene encoding tripartite motif-containing protein 3-like, with protein MASSFTEQICEDLTCSICLELLTRPKVLPCQHTFCQGCIEHHIRGGPRMFFRCPYCRLLARLPPQGVSGLPDNRMASSLCEKLKQELGENRPRLSDSAAQRSGSVAASDVDDRPGNQLQTEPPQINFGGEGPGTGEFRGPIGVTVSDEGEIFVADHLNQRIQVFNQGGMFVRQLLTAIPNGEMIDPRDLALDGQGNLWVVGKRWVVRKPDSPGLAVQYTKQGMVLEKFDLQGIRWTRGVAVDTRRNHILITQTTGDWDDLDKLGGVVQVFRPDGTLVGTVTARNAWWSFLSRQQRLRYPLYLTEDGDGKTLITDCDNHCVLVYDEDGQFLFQFGGEGSGEGQLKDPHGICTDGSGNIVVADTGNSRVELFDKTGRFIRHVARDVQQPRAVAMAAQGQLVVTDSNHDIVTLFCHF; from the coding sequence atggcgtcaaGTTTCACAGAACAAATCTGTGAAGACCTGACCTGCAGCATCTGCCTGGAGCTGTTGACCAGGCCCAAGGtgctgccctgtcagcacaccttctgtcaggGATGTATAGAGCACCATATTAGGGGTGGTCCACGGATGTTCTTCCGATGCCCATACTGCCGACTGCTGGCCAGGCTGCCACCCCAGGGGGTCTCTGGTCTGCCGGACAACCGCATGGCCTCGAGTCTGTGTGAAAAACTGAAACAGGAGCTAGGAGAAAATCGGCCTCGTCTCTCCGATTCCGCAGCACAGAGATCCGGTAGCGTTGCTGCATCGGACGTAGATGATCGTCCTGGTAACCAACTGCAAACGGAGCCCCCGCAAATAAATTTTGGCGGGGAGGGACCAGGAACGGGAGAGTTCCGAGGTCCCATCGGCGTGACAGTGTCGGATGAAGGTGAGATCTTTGTAGCAGACCACCTGAACCAGAGAATCCAAGTCTTCAACCAGGGGGGAATGTTTGTTCGCCAGCTCCTGACAGCCATTCCCAACGGAGAGATGATAGACCCGCGTGACCTGGCCTTGGACGGACAGgggaacctgtgggtggtggggaaACGGTGGGTGGTACGGAAGCCGGACTCCCCAGGGCTTGCTGTGCAGTACACGAAACAGGGCATGGTGCTGGAAAAGTTTGACTTGCAGGGTATCAGGTGGACCAGAGGAGTTGCCGTGGACACCAGGAGGAACCACATCCTCATCACGCAAACCACCGGAGACTGGGACGACCTGGACAAGCTGGGTGGTGTAGTTCAGGTGTTTCGCCCAGATGGAACTCTTGTGGGAACTGTGACTGCACGTAACGCATGGTGGAGTTTCCTATCCAGGCAGCAGAGGTTGAGGTATCCGCTGTACCTCACTGAAGATGGCGACGGGAAGACTCTGATCACGGACTGCGACAATCACTGTGTGCTTGTCTACGACGAGGACGGACAGTTCCTGTTCCAGTTTGGAGGCGAGGGAAGTGGCGAAGGCCAGCTCAAAGATCCCCACGGCATCTGCACGGACGGCTCGGGTAACATCGTCGTGGCCGACACGGGAAACAGCCGCGTGGAGCTGTTTGACAAGACGGGCAGATTCATCCGACACGTCGCCAGGGACGTACAGCAGCCTcgagccgttgccatggcagcacagGGACAGCTGGTGGTTACTGATTCGAATCATGACATAGTCACCCTTTTCTGTCACTTCTAA